From Kineosporia succinea, the proteins below share one genomic window:
- a CDS encoding TIGR03086 family metal-binding protein: MIDPVLAELARLNNAIPPEADKWPTPCDDFDVIQLRRHLLGWLGYFDAAFTDPDGDQRPDPSAFTGPAVFEPVIQRLTSKIRSAASTGLASSTVNVPLLGGAYPGHAVFDLLLVEVLGHGWDLARATGQTWQPDAETCEHALTVLHGLIQPEYRAPGMPFRPEVAVSAESPALDRLVAFTGRNPAWTPPAL; encoded by the coding sequence GTGATCGACCCCGTGCTCGCCGAACTGGCGCGCCTGAACAACGCCATCCCACCCGAGGCCGACAAGTGGCCGACCCCCTGCGACGACTTCGATGTGATCCAGCTGCGCAGGCACCTGCTCGGCTGGCTCGGCTACTTCGATGCCGCCTTCACCGACCCAGACGGCGATCAGCGCCCCGACCCGTCCGCGTTCACCGGCCCCGCAGTGTTCGAGCCGGTCATCCAGCGGCTCACCTCCAAGATCCGATCAGCGGCCAGCACCGGACTGGCCTCGAGCACCGTGAACGTGCCCCTGCTGGGTGGCGCCTACCCGGGCCACGCAGTGTTCGACCTGCTGCTGGTCGAGGTGCTCGGCCACGGCTGGGACCTGGCCCGGGCGACCGGTCAGACCTGGCAGCCGGACGCGGAGACCTGCGAGCACGCCCTCACCGTGCTGCATGGCCTGATCCAGCCCGAGTACCGCGCCCCGGGCATGCCTTTCCGACCGGAGGTCGCCGTCAGCGCCGAGTCCCCCGCGCTGGACCGCTTGGTCGCCTTCACCGGACGCAACCCCGCCTGGACACCCCCGGCCCTCTGA
- a CDS encoding TetR/AcrR family transcriptional regulator produces MTPSGTGRRAEYAAATRQAILLAARQLFTERGYFETRVEDIARAARVASPTVYAAVGGKSGLLRTLIEDGVRAAESGDIYERIAAQADADELLGMIVGGTRNEFEKWAPLMRQAMAAAPQDAGIRETVNTAHASLRQGLDAVATRLGELDALRPDVSVERAADILWYFLNNASYFALLDDRHWSLDQAVGWLHECLNSALLPR; encoded by the coding sequence GTGACGCCATCAGGAACCGGCCGCCGAGCCGAGTACGCAGCGGCCACCCGGCAGGCGATCCTGCTGGCGGCCCGGCAGTTGTTCACCGAGCGCGGCTACTTCGAAACCCGGGTCGAGGACATCGCCCGTGCGGCCCGGGTCGCGTCGCCGACGGTCTACGCCGCCGTGGGTGGCAAGAGCGGCTTGCTGCGCACGCTGATCGAGGACGGGGTGAGGGCGGCTGAGTCCGGCGACATCTACGAGCGGATCGCGGCTCAGGCTGACGCCGACGAACTTCTGGGCATGATCGTCGGTGGTACCCGCAACGAGTTCGAGAAGTGGGCACCCTTGATGCGACAGGCCATGGCCGCCGCCCCGCAGGACGCCGGCATCCGGGAGACCGTGAACACCGCGCACGCCAGCCTTCGCCAGGGCCTGGACGCAGTCGCCACCCGGCTCGGCGAACTGGATGCTCTACGCCCGGACGTGAGCGTGGAACGGGCCGCCGACATCCTCTGGTACTTCCTGAACAACGCGTCCTACTTCGCGCTGCTCGACGACCGCCACTGGTCGCTGGATCAGGCCGTCGGCTGGCTGCACGAGTGCCTGAACTCGGCCTTGCTGCCGCGATAG
- a CDS encoding helix-turn-helix domain-containing protein, with amino-acid sequence MSAATFGDLVRQWRDRLDPADAGFIRTTKSRAPGLRREELATVAGLSVEYVLRLEQGRATNPSAQVVAALARALQLRRFERDQLFRSAGLLPPQDGLVDSHVPPGVTRLAARLGDVPIGIFAADWRLLWWNDMWIALHGDPTGIPETERTVGHMLFGTGPAAAYLRPLRSPAGPDAFAATIVADLKDATARYPADGQLATLVSGFRQSSPLFERLWAAVGASTLAGEEKTVGHPDVGDITLDCDVLTVPGADLRIVTYTAAAGSAGAGRLDWLRVTRGQSLDAAGARNEGVYRQGSA; translated from the coding sequence ATGAGTGCGGCGACGTTCGGCGATCTGGTGCGGCAGTGGCGGGATCGGCTCGATCCGGCCGACGCGGGCTTCATCCGGACCACCAAGAGCCGCGCTCCCGGCCTTCGGCGCGAGGAGCTGGCGACGGTGGCCGGGCTCTCGGTCGAGTACGTGCTGCGCCTGGAGCAGGGCCGGGCCACGAATCCGTCGGCCCAGGTGGTGGCCGCGCTGGCCCGTGCTCTGCAGCTGCGGCGGTTCGAGCGCGACCAGCTCTTTCGTTCGGCCGGGCTGTTGCCGCCGCAGGACGGCCTGGTGGACAGCCACGTACCGCCGGGCGTGACCCGGCTCGCTGCCCGGCTCGGCGACGTGCCGATCGGGATCTTCGCGGCGGACTGGAGGCTGCTGTGGTGGAACGACATGTGGATCGCCCTGCACGGTGATCCGACCGGAATCCCCGAGACAGAGCGCACTGTCGGCCACATGCTGTTCGGCACCGGGCCGGCGGCCGCCTACCTGCGGCCCTTGAGGTCACCGGCCGGACCCGACGCGTTCGCAGCCACGATCGTCGCCGACCTGAAGGACGCCACCGCCCGGTACCCGGCCGATGGACAACTGGCGACGCTGGTGTCCGGATTCCGTCAGAGCTCGCCGCTGTTCGAGCGACTGTGGGCAGCGGTGGGCGCCTCGACGTTGGCCGGTGAGGAGAAGACGGTCGGCCATCCGGACGTCGGGGACATCACCCTGGACTGCGATGTGCTCACGGTGCCGGGTGCCGACCTGCGCATCGTCACCTACACCGCGGCGGCGGGCTCGGCCGGCGCCGGCCGGCTCGACTGGCTGCGCGTCACGCGAGGCCAGTCGCTCGACGCGGCCGGGGCGCGGAACGAGGGTGTGTACCGGCAGGGGTCTGCCTGA
- a CDS encoding SRPBCC family protein yields the protein MLIDKNDVSVPVTVFARTSVAPDRAFQVVAPIDLTTVFKADRFFPGISSVANQSDTWDHVGVSRNPRFDDGSTVEEQLTEYVEGHGFAYELTGFTNALRNLAAGVRGEFSFLPDGEGTLIRWTYAFKPLPGRRLIIAGPFAPLWRRYMQAGLNRMVAATEATNAPGEA from the coding sequence ATGCTGATCGACAAGAACGACGTGAGCGTTCCCGTCACCGTTTTCGCCCGGACGTCGGTCGCTCCCGACCGGGCTTTCCAGGTCGTGGCGCCCATCGATCTGACCACCGTCTTCAAGGCCGACCGGTTCTTCCCCGGCATCTCCAGCGTCGCCAACCAGAGCGACACCTGGGACCACGTCGGTGTGTCCCGCAACCCGCGGTTCGACGACGGCAGCACCGTCGAGGAACAGCTCACCGAGTACGTGGAGGGACACGGCTTCGCCTACGAGCTGACGGGTTTCACCAACGCGCTGAGGAACCTGGCTGCGGGGGTGCGCGGGGAGTTCTCCTTCCTTCCCGACGGTGAGGGCACGCTGATCCGCTGGACGTACGCGTTCAAGCCCCTGCCCGGGCGGCGCCTGATCATCGCCGGGCCGTTCGCCCCGCTGTGGCGGCGGTACATGCAGGCGGGGCTGAACCGAATGGTTGCCGCAACCGAAGCCACGAACGCTCCGGGCGAGGCGTGA
- a CDS encoding AfsR/SARP family transcriptional regulator, translating to MHGTTDPTGPARFAILGPVQLRVGGREVATGSPQQQALLVALLLRRGHTAGIDELIGMLWGDRPPAAALGTVRTYVSRARALLKGTAVEITSSAGGYRMHGDGLQCDAWELEEAVATASQRAAHELEPLVERRLTAVLGTRAGTPLEGLPGEWAEAQRVRLNGLRVTGTEILLQARLHGAGPTAAEFDALTALLQAQPLHEGLRALAVLALHRQGRRAEALDLFRAGATLLRDELGLSPGPALREAQAQVLREEPGNIAPRPAAHLPTALADFVGRERELTTLRAALTDRSGSRVAGITGMGGSGRTSLAVTAAHQLAGHFPDGQLYCDVTEAGGLDGVLEQLLRLLGGQVPAGTHARVSALSRLVTGRRVLVVVDNAGSADQIQVLRRALPRTALLFTSLRPFHGMNDVTWARLQPLSLPESLALFAAVAGPERVAQSPGGSRELAALSGGYALAVRVFAQRVRDFEHWSVAAISENMRAEMADAYPSDHEDCSLLAAPVQRTHDALAPEAARAARVLGVLPEEEISAGQVAAVLGVPEHRAFFALSAGTDVSLLREGDSDHRYRLSDPVVRTVMMRLAHAIDGPEEVARVQAVHAAISDRQQVTC from the coding sequence TTGCACGGGACCACAGATCCGACCGGCCCGGCGCGTTTCGCGATCCTGGGGCCGGTACAGCTCCGGGTCGGCGGCCGCGAGGTCGCGACGGGATCACCCCAGCAGCAGGCTCTCCTGGTCGCCCTCCTGTTGCGCCGTGGGCACACGGCGGGAATAGACGAGCTGATCGGCATGCTCTGGGGCGACCGGCCCCCGGCAGCCGCGCTGGGAACGGTGCGGACCTACGTCTCCCGGGCCCGCGCCCTCCTGAAGGGAACAGCGGTCGAGATCACGTCGTCCGCCGGTGGCTACCGGATGCACGGCGACGGCCTGCAATGCGATGCCTGGGAGCTGGAAGAGGCCGTGGCCACCGCCTCGCAGCGGGCCGCGCACGAGCTGGAACCGCTGGTCGAGCGCCGCCTCACGGCGGTGCTGGGCACCCGGGCCGGTACCCCGCTGGAAGGTCTCCCCGGTGAATGGGCCGAGGCCCAGCGAGTGCGCCTGAACGGTCTGAGGGTGACGGGGACGGAGATCCTCCTGCAGGCAAGGCTTCACGGGGCGGGGCCGACGGCCGCTGAGTTCGACGCGCTGACCGCCCTGCTGCAGGCACAGCCCCTGCACGAGGGTCTGCGCGCTCTGGCCGTGCTGGCTCTGCATCGTCAGGGGCGGCGGGCCGAGGCCCTGGACCTGTTCCGGGCCGGGGCGACACTTCTTCGGGACGAACTCGGGCTCTCGCCCGGCCCGGCCCTTCGCGAGGCCCAGGCCCAGGTACTGCGGGAGGAGCCCGGGAACATCGCTCCCAGACCGGCAGCCCACCTGCCGACGGCCCTGGCCGACTTCGTCGGCCGGGAAAGAGAACTCACCACCCTGCGCGCCGCCCTGACCGACCGGAGCGGTTCCCGGGTCGCGGGGATCACCGGTATGGGCGGCTCCGGGCGCACATCCCTGGCCGTCACCGCCGCGCACCAGCTGGCCGGGCACTTCCCCGACGGCCAGCTCTACTGCGACGTCACCGAGGCCGGCGGCCTCGACGGCGTCCTCGAGCAGTTGCTGAGACTGCTCGGTGGCCAGGTCCCCGCAGGCACCCACGCCCGGGTGAGCGCCCTCAGCCGGCTGGTCACCGGGCGCCGGGTGCTGGTGGTCGTCGACAATGCCGGTAGCGCCGATCAGATCCAGGTACTGCGCAGGGCTCTGCCGCGTACGGCGCTGCTGTTCACCTCGCTGCGCCCGTTCCACGGCATGAACGACGTGACCTGGGCTCGTCTGCAACCTCTTTCGCTTCCCGAGAGCCTGGCGCTGTTCGCCGCGGTCGCCGGGCCCGAACGGGTCGCGCAGTCGCCCGGGGGGTCGAGGGAGCTGGCGGCTCTGAGCGGTGGATATGCGCTGGCTGTGCGTGTTTTCGCGCAGCGGGTCCGCGATTTCGAGCACTGGAGTGTGGCGGCGATCAGCGAGAACATGCGGGCGGAGATGGCCGACGCCTACCCCTCCGATCACGAGGACTGCTCCCTGCTCGCAGCCCCGGTGCAGCGCACGCACGATGCCCTGGCTCCCGAAGCCGCCCGCGCCGCCCGGGTTCTCGGGGTGCTCCCGGAGGAGGAGATCTCGGCCGGGCAGGTGGCCGCGGTGCTGGGGGTGCCGGAGCACCGGGCCTTCTTCGCCCTGTCCGCCGGTACCGACGTCTCGCTGTTGCGAGAAGGCGACAGCGATCATCGGTACCGGCTCTCAGACCCGGTGGTGCGCACCGTCATGATGCGTCTGGCTCACGCGATCGACGGGCCGGAAGAGGTCGCCCGGGTGCAGGCCGTGCATGCGGCGATCAGTGACCGGCAGCAGGTGACGTGCTGA
- a CDS encoding FAD-binding oxidoreductase, translating into MNDTTVINPTDVKLLASRTTGPVATPADEQYEALTSSWNLAYPQSPAVVVGAADADDVQAAVRFAAAADLPVAVLSTGHGTWGSTEQAVLINVRALDSVTIDPLARTATVGAGVEWQDVVSAAGVAGLAPVSGSALNVGVVGYTLGGGLSPVLGRAYGWAADHVLAFDIVTPDGQLRTVDPQSEPDLFWAVRGGKSAFGVVTSLTFSLMPVPRFFGGGLYVDAVHAEALLAEFRHLTALDDDRLTVSFAFLRMPAAPFVPEPLRGRVCAHLRFSFLGNAVEGQELVAPARALAPALIDTVCERPYTEYAAVHDDPVAPMPAYERTRLLAEFPEEAATALIEAAGAGVDTPVLVVEIRQLGGALSREPRFPSAVSHRDVAFSFWVGTVGAPGRSGAASPPLESLIDALKAWQHTGSALNFLGTTDPAATAEAYSPQTLDRLRQLKREFDPGNLFRVNHNLVPTTQER; encoded by the coding sequence GTGAACGACACGACAGTGATCAACCCGACCGACGTCAAGCTGCTGGCGAGCCGGACCACGGGCCCCGTGGCCACTCCGGCCGACGAGCAGTACGAGGCGCTGACGTCCTCCTGGAACCTCGCCTACCCCCAGAGCCCGGCGGTGGTCGTGGGGGCCGCCGACGCCGACGACGTCCAGGCCGCCGTTCGCTTCGCGGCCGCCGCCGACCTGCCGGTGGCGGTCCTGTCCACCGGGCACGGCACCTGGGGTTCCACCGAGCAGGCCGTGCTGATCAACGTGCGGGCCCTGGACAGCGTCACCATCGACCCCCTGGCCAGGACGGCGACGGTGGGAGCCGGGGTGGAGTGGCAGGACGTGGTCTCCGCGGCCGGCGTCGCGGGCCTGGCGCCCGTCAGCGGCTCCGCGCTCAATGTCGGGGTCGTCGGCTACACCCTGGGCGGCGGGCTCAGCCCGGTTCTGGGACGGGCCTACGGCTGGGCCGCCGATCACGTGCTGGCGTTCGACATCGTCACCCCCGACGGGCAGTTGCGGACCGTCGACCCGCAGAGCGAGCCTGACCTGTTCTGGGCCGTGCGCGGTGGCAAGTCCGCGTTCGGCGTGGTCACATCGCTCACCTTCTCCCTGATGCCGGTGCCCCGTTTCTTCGGTGGCGGTCTCTACGTGGACGCCGTCCACGCCGAGGCGCTGCTGGCCGAGTTCCGGCATCTGACCGCTCTGGACGACGACCGGCTCACGGTGTCCTTCGCCTTCCTGCGGATGCCCGCGGCGCCGTTCGTTCCCGAGCCGCTGCGGGGACGCGTCTGCGCCCACTTGCGATTCTCTTTTCTCGGCAACGCTGTTGAGGGTCAGGAACTGGTGGCCCCGGCGCGGGCTCTGGCCCCGGCCCTCATCGACACCGTGTGCGAACGTCCCTACACCGAGTACGCGGCCGTGCACGACGATCCCGTCGCGCCCATGCCCGCCTACGAACGCACCCGGCTGCTCGCGGAGTTTCCCGAGGAAGCGGCCACGGCGCTCATCGAGGCGGCGGGAGCCGGCGTCGACACGCCGGTGCTGGTGGTCGAGATCCGGCAGCTGGGTGGCGCTCTGAGCCGCGAGCCCCGGTTCCCCAGCGCGGTCAGTCATCGTGACGTGGCCTTCAGCTTCTGGGTGGGGACGGTGGGGGCACCCGGGCGGTCGGGGGCGGCTTCCCCACCCCTGGAGTCCCTGATCGATGCCCTGAAGGCCTGGCAGCACACCGGTTCCGCGCTGAACTTCCTGGGAACGACCGATCCGGCGGCCACGGCCGAGGCCTACTCGCCGCAGACCCTGGACCGGCTCCGTCAGCTCAAGCGGGAGTTCGACCCGGGTAACCTGTTCCGGGTCAACCACAATCTCGTTCCGACCACCCAGGAGCGCTGA
- a CDS encoding SRPBCC family protein has product MPQYSVRSHTPAPVETVWKLLQDGRSWPDWSSSLDELVVGRSDGIDVHGRDGVGAVRAFRTGRIVTGERLTVVEPPHHLAYQDAFNMALRDYDAHVRLAVAVDGGTDISWEGRYRMKPVTGWVLPFVLPRTMRRLADDLAAQAASLFAQES; this is encoded by the coding sequence ATGCCGCAGTACAGTGTTCGCTCTCATACTCCCGCGCCCGTCGAAACAGTCTGGAAACTCCTGCAAGACGGTCGGAGCTGGCCGGACTGGTCGTCCTCCCTCGACGAGCTGGTGGTGGGACGCTCCGACGGCATCGATGTGCACGGACGCGACGGCGTGGGCGCCGTGCGTGCCTTCCGTACCGGGCGGATCGTGACCGGGGAACGGCTCACGGTCGTCGAGCCTCCTCATCACCTGGCGTACCAGGACGCGTTCAATATGGCACTGCGTGACTATGACGCGCACGTCCGGCTGGCCGTGGCTGTGGACGGCGGCACAGACATCTCGTGGGAGGGGCGCTACCGGATGAAGCCCGTCACCGGTTGGGTCCTGCCTTTCGTGCTCCCGCGCACGATGCGGAGGCTGGCTGACGACCTGGCCGCCCAGGCGGCGAGCCTGTTCGCCCAGGAGAGCTGA
- a CDS encoding helix-turn-helix domain-containing protein: MMETFAQKWHDVIGHDQELPAIATPRHRQMRGSVTVGKIADVTLVDARVATPIRTYGLPSHHDREVRLYAVHHGVLTLDDPNGQGTHQLKAGEFMLQHVVRAVHFDASADLELQIVSLPAPPLTPLLNGRLLAGLTTDAPMRLLLAHARAIQGALADLSPTGIWPVRDSLFELARAVVRDRLDDQAPAIGPALVATARALADARLTDPGLNPSVIARECHVSLRTLQRAFAETGESLRTFIHRRRVEEAGRTLVSCPGASTAEVAARWQFTDSSHLSRSIRKQFGTTPRELSSPGRTGSPPGRPGRQPASASCAGARKAGPNR; the protein is encoded by the coding sequence ATGATGGAGACCTTCGCCCAGAAGTGGCACGACGTCATCGGTCACGACCAGGAACTGCCGGCCATCGCCACGCCGCGTCACCGCCAGATGCGAGGATCAGTCACCGTCGGAAAGATCGCCGACGTCACGCTCGTCGATGCCCGGGTAGCCACCCCCATACGCACCTACGGGCTACCCAGTCACCACGACCGCGAGGTTCGTCTGTACGCGGTGCACCACGGCGTTCTCACCCTCGACGATCCGAACGGCCAAGGCACTCACCAGCTGAAGGCTGGGGAGTTCATGCTCCAGCACGTGGTCCGGGCGGTGCATTTCGACGCATCGGCCGACCTTGAGCTCCAGATCGTCTCGCTGCCCGCACCGCCGCTGACCCCGTTACTGAACGGCCGCCTGCTTGCGGGACTCACCACCGATGCCCCGATGCGTCTTCTCCTGGCCCACGCCCGTGCGATCCAGGGCGCCCTCGCCGATCTGAGCCCCACCGGGATCTGGCCGGTGCGCGACTCACTGTTCGAACTCGCGCGAGCGGTCGTCCGGGACCGCCTCGACGATCAGGCACCAGCCATCGGCCCCGCTCTCGTGGCGACCGCACGAGCCCTGGCCGACGCCCGGCTGACCGACCCCGGCCTGAACCCGTCCGTCATCGCCCGTGAGTGCCACGTCTCGTTGCGCACGCTTCAGCGTGCCTTCGCCGAAACCGGTGAGTCTCTGCGCACCTTCATTCATCGCCGGCGTGTGGAGGAGGCTGGCCGTACGCTGGTCTCCTGCCCGGGGGCCTCGACCGCCGAGGTCGCCGCCCGTTGGCAGTTCACCGACAGCAGCCACCTCAGCCGGTCAATCCGGAAGCAGTTCGGGACCACCCCGCGCGAGCTCAGCTCTCCTGGGCGAACAGGCTCGCCGCCTGGGCGGCCAGGTCGTCAGCCAGCCTCCGCATCGTGCGCGGGAGCACGAAAGGCAGGACCCAACCGGTGA
- a CDS encoding GMC family oxidoreductase, translating into MHFDVIVCGAGSAGSTVAGRLAADTDLNILLLEAGGTDERENVQDPWLWPTNLGTDGVWNFVTEPEPQLSAAPAYYPMGRGLGGGGSINVSVWARGHRADWDSYARIADDDVWDYEHILDVYRRIEAYQGPSDARRGTSGPMWIEQLPNDNSFFEAVQDAAQSQGIPKVADLNGALMEQAAGTSVRDANIHDGRRQSPYRSFVTPVQNQKNLTVLTAAEVGRVLFEGDRAVGVRLTDGVELFADRQVVLSLGAVNTPAVLMRSGVGDREELQRLDIPLRKHLPGVGRNLHDHINVPLVWGVSDDAELPAPMQAVTGMLWNLSEPQAPAAVVYVETFPVVAPPIAAQGGVPERAVTFLTGVRLRSRGDVRLSSADPATPPLIRTGWLNDGSDIPALLDIVARVTTIADSPELGKHLSERVFPPANADQDAVIDYLRRGTQTFWHQCGTAAMGHGALAVVDSRLRVWGTTGLRIVDASILPHVPVANTMAPSVAIGMQGADFIADDLA; encoded by the coding sequence ATGCACTTCGACGTCATCGTCTGTGGCGCGGGGTCAGCCGGCTCCACGGTCGCGGGACGGCTGGCCGCCGACACCGACCTGAATATCCTGCTCCTCGAGGCCGGTGGCACGGACGAGCGCGAGAACGTGCAGGACCCGTGGTTGTGGCCGACCAACCTCGGGACGGACGGCGTGTGGAACTTCGTGACGGAACCCGAGCCGCAGCTGAGCGCCGCTCCCGCGTATTACCCCATGGGACGGGGGCTGGGCGGCGGCGGAAGCATCAACGTCTCCGTATGGGCGCGGGGACATCGGGCCGACTGGGACTCGTACGCACGCATCGCAGATGACGACGTCTGGGACTACGAGCACATCCTTGATGTCTACCGTCGAATCGAGGCTTACCAGGGCCCGTCGGACGCTCGCCGTGGCACGTCGGGTCCGATGTGGATCGAGCAGCTCCCGAACGACAACAGCTTCTTCGAAGCCGTGCAGGACGCCGCACAGAGCCAGGGCATCCCGAAAGTCGCAGACCTGAACGGTGCGCTCATGGAGCAGGCCGCGGGCACTTCGGTGCGCGACGCCAACATCCACGACGGCCGCAGGCAGTCTCCCTACCGCTCCTTCGTCACCCCGGTGCAGAACCAGAAGAACCTCACCGTGCTCACCGCGGCCGAGGTCGGACGGGTCCTGTTCGAAGGAGACCGGGCCGTCGGGGTCAGGCTGACCGACGGTGTCGAGCTCTTTGCCGACCGGCAGGTCGTTCTCTCGCTGGGGGCGGTCAACACCCCCGCCGTCCTGATGCGCTCCGGGGTCGGCGACCGTGAGGAGCTCCAACGGCTCGACATTCCCCTGCGCAAGCACCTGCCCGGTGTCGGACGCAACCTCCACGATCACATCAATGTGCCGCTCGTCTGGGGTGTTTCTGATGATGCGGAGCTGCCGGCACCGATGCAGGCGGTCACCGGGATGCTCTGGAACCTTTCCGAACCCCAGGCCCCGGCCGCCGTGGTCTACGTCGAGACCTTCCCGGTCGTTGCGCCGCCGATCGCCGCCCAGGGCGGCGTACCCGAGCGTGCGGTGACGTTCCTGACCGGCGTCAGGCTGCGCAGCCGCGGCGACGTCCGCCTGTCGTCGGCAGATCCGGCCACGCCCCCGCTCATCCGCACCGGGTGGCTCAACGATGGATCCGACATCCCGGCTCTCCTGGACATTGTTGCCCGGGTCACGACCATCGCGGACTCGCCCGAACTGGGCAAGCACCTCAGCGAACGCGTGTTCCCGCCTGCGAACGCCGACCAGGACGCGGTCATCGACTATCTGCGGCGGGGCACCCAAACGTTCTGGCACCAGTGCGGTACCGCGGCCATGGGCCACGGAGCACTGGCGGTCGTCGACTCCCGCCTGCGCGTGTGGGGAACAACCGGCCTCCGCATCGTGGACGCGTCCATCCTGCCCCACGTGCCCGTCGCCAACACGATGGCACCCAGCGTCGCCATCGGCATGCAGGGCGCCGACTTCATCGCCGACGACCTCGCCTGA
- a CDS encoding SDR family oxidoreductase, which yields MRRTPDISIPDLTGRRAVVTGASDGMGLVIARRLAAAGAEVIMPVRNPRKGAEAMVRIRQETPSALVSLRELDLSSLASVAALGHALRAEGLPLHLLINNAGVMTPPDRQLTVDGFELQFGTNHLGHFALTAHLLPLLRAGRARVTSQLSVAARRGSINWADLQWETSYSGRDAYSQSKIAFGLFGLELARRSQMEGWGITSNISHPGIAPTSLLAARPEIGRTQDTPQMRFIRGLSRRGILLGTLESAPLPALYAATSDEAGNGQFYGPSGPGHLGGGPAEQQLYPPLRNEDAQRVWHISEELTGVSFPVSEGDPISTPGAPTAEGT from the coding sequence ATGCGTCGCACACCTGATATCTCCATCCCCGATCTGACCGGCAGGCGGGCCGTCGTCACGGGCGCGAGCGACGGCATGGGACTGGTCATCGCCCGACGGCTGGCCGCCGCCGGAGCCGAAGTGATCATGCCGGTGCGCAACCCTCGCAAGGGTGCAGAAGCCATGGTCCGCATCCGCCAGGAAACACCCAGTGCCCTGGTCTCCTTGCGCGAGCTGGACCTCTCGTCACTGGCTTCCGTGGCGGCTCTCGGGCATGCGCTGCGTGCGGAAGGGCTCCCCCTCCACCTTCTGATCAACAACGCAGGCGTCATGACCCCGCCTGATCGACAACTGACCGTCGACGGGTTCGAGCTACAGTTCGGCACGAACCATCTCGGGCATTTCGCGCTCACCGCCCACTTGCTGCCGCTGCTGCGAGCAGGCCGGGCCCGGGTGACATCACAGTTGAGTGTCGCGGCGCGTCGTGGATCGATCAATTGGGCCGACCTGCAGTGGGAGACCTCCTACTCCGGGCGAGATGCCTACTCTCAGTCGAAGATTGCCTTTGGCCTTTTCGGGCTCGAGCTGGCCCGGCGCAGCCAGATGGAGGGGTGGGGCATCACCAGCAACATCTCTCATCCCGGAATTGCACCGACCAGCCTTCTGGCCGCCCGTCCCGAGATCGGGCGCACCCAGGACACCCCTCAAATGCGGTTCATCCGCGGGCTGTCTCGACGTGGGATCCTCCTCGGGACCCTCGAGAGTGCCCCCCTGCCGGCGCTCTACGCGGCAACGTCCGACGAGGCCGGCAATGGCCAGTTCTACGGCCCCAGCGGTCCGGGCCACCTGGGTGGCGGCCCTGCCGAGCAACAACTTTACCCTCCGCTGCGCAATGAGGACGCCCAGCGCGTCTGGCACATCTCCGAGGAGCTGACGGGAGTTTCATTCCCGGTCTCCGAGGGAGATCCCATCAGCACCCCTGGGGCCCCGACAGCTGAGGGCACGTAA
- a CDS encoding helix-turn-helix transcriptional regulator, producing the protein MIDRPALADFLLRRREALQPEDVGLMRGHRRRTRGLRREEVASLCHISVDYYARIEQARGPQPSEQMIASIAQGLHLSVEERDYLLLLAGHQPPARGTAGDHISPGLLRVLDRLDDTPAEIVTELGETLRQSPLGVALVGDATAYTGPSRSRGYRWFADLSSRDLYLPDDHPAMSRMYASGLRGVLGRRGPNSRAAELAGLLSEQSEEFRSLWAEQTVGSRPDEIKRFNHPEVGYLELNCQRLLDPEQSHALLVYTAVPGSSSYERLQSLAVAGSGASI; encoded by the coding sequence GTGATCGACCGACCGGCCCTGGCGGACTTTCTGCTGCGGCGACGAGAAGCGTTGCAGCCGGAGGACGTGGGCCTGATGCGCGGGCATCGTCGCCGAACTCGCGGTCTGCGGCGGGAGGAAGTCGCTTCCCTCTGCCACATCTCGGTCGACTACTACGCCCGGATCGAGCAGGCCCGGGGGCCCCAGCCGTCCGAGCAGATGATTGCCTCGATCGCGCAGGGGCTGCACCTGTCGGTGGAGGAGCGCGACTATCTCCTGTTGCTGGCCGGGCACCAGCCGCCGGCCCGCGGGACGGCCGGCGATCACATCAGCCCAGGTCTGCTGCGAGTGCTGGACCGCCTCGATGACACGCCCGCCGAGATCGTCACCGAACTGGGGGAGACGCTCCGCCAGAGCCCGCTGGGGGTGGCCCTGGTCGGCGATGCCACGGCCTACACCGGGCCCTCGCGTAGTCGTGGCTATCGGTGGTTCGCAGATCTGTCCAGCCGCGACCTGTACCTGCCGGACGATCACCCCGCCATGTCTCGCATGTACGCCTCAGGTCTGCGCGGTGTCCTGGGGCGGCGGGGCCCGAATTCCCGGGCGGCTGAACTGGCCGGGCTGCTGTCCGAGCAGAGTGAGGAGTTCCGCAGTCTCTGGGCGGAGCAGACCGTGGGGTCGAGGCCGGATGAGATCAAGCGTTTCAATCACCCCGAGGTCGGGTACCTGGAGCTGAACTGCCAGAGATTGCTCGACCCTGAACAGTCCCACGCCTTGCTGGTTTACACCGCGGTTCCTGGCAGTTCGAGTTATGAGCGGCTGCAGTCGCTCGCGGTCGCGGGATCCGGTGCTTCGATCTAG